A genomic region of Elaeis guineensis isolate ETL-2024a chromosome 9, EG11, whole genome shotgun sequence contains the following coding sequences:
- the LOC140851643 gene encoding uncharacterized protein, whose translation MHFQKALVYHHRIIKGCISSSAAQHSEPCPSSSAQHDPPVHQPDDEIHVQDGSGRVRPRRGPTVVRDVWQMREGERIVVECNQLGQPIKKAACLLTSFLGTVARRPQLCPLGYAKWNDMLPTYKVELLRVIESKFVLPPSTHDFVMKSLNRKWKEYKAQLKKDYMRQGMTEEEVARNCPPDVPPHQWMELVHYWFSERAQTYSAIGRAARAAQSVPHTSGSKSYARLRQEFEDEHGREPGQVEFYRMTHTHQDGTFVRDESRDLYERATSLIAERDDESAASTQQSRIEAEVFTELMGPERYGRVRGYGVGVTPTQLSEVSRYTQHAATDAQDSRVRRLEAEIQEIRQSRAAEMEEMRQSRAEMQAMRGQIDRLTSLLEMYGSSQAPGISGTHRDSGTSRGDNDDHPPAD comes from the exons atgcatttccagaaagcactcgtttaccaccatcgtattattaaaggatgcatttccagttcagctgcacagcattctgagccctgtccttcatcatcagcacagcacgatcctcctgttcatcagccagatgatgagatacacgtgcagg acggatccgggagagtacgccccagacgcggacccacagtagtacgagatgtgtggcagatgcgtgagggcgagaggattgttgtggagtgcaatcagctaggtcagccaattaagaaagctgcctgcttattgacttcatttttggggactgttgctcggaggcctcagctatgtccgttgggctatgcaaaatggaatgacatgcttccaacgtacaaagttgagctcctccgagttatagag agcaagtttgttctccctccatccactcatgattttgtaatgaagtctctcaaccgcaaatggaaagaatataaagcacaattgaagaaggactatatgagacagggtatgacagaggaggaggttgctaggaattgtcctcctgatgtaccccctcatcagtggatggagttggttcattactggttctccgagagggcacag acttattctgctattggtagagctgcacgagcagctcagtctgttcctcatacatcggggtcgaagagttatgcacgactccgacaggagttt gaggatgagcatgggagggaacccggacaagtggagttttaccggatgactcatactcatcaggatggtacttttgttcgagatgagtcgagagatttatat gagagggctacatctctcattgcggagcgtgacgacgagtccgcagcatctacgcagcagagccgtatcgaggccgaggtattcacagagttgatgggaccagagcgctacggccgagtgaggggttatggagtaggagtcacccccactcagttatctgaggttagtagatatacgcagcatgctgcaacagatgctcaggattcacgcgttcgcagactcgaggcggagatacaggagattagacagagtcgtgccgctgagatggaggagatgcgacagagccgtgccgagatgcaggccatgaggggacagattgatcgccttacatctttattagagatgtatggttcatctcag gctcctggcatatcaggcacccatcgagatagcggcacgtcacgtggagacaacgacgaccatccgcctgcagattga